A genomic region of Micromonospora sp. NBRC 110009 contains the following coding sequences:
- a CDS encoding toxin TcdB middle/N-terminal domain-containing protein, translated as MGNQESGELISLPSGGGAVRSLGETFQPDPHTGTGNYAVPIELPPGRHGLQPTLSLSYSSGNGTGPFGLGWTLAVPSVRRKTARRIPRYDGTDVHVLAGSEDLVPVPGGAAGAQRYRPRVEALFGRIEHLTAGSDHWQVRTGNGLCSRYGTPRPPDAGAGWSDPAVIADPDAPGRVLSWLLSETTDSLGNRIVYTYQGDPAVGRAPQRYLSTIGYADYPDPDDPTVTRFLVQVRLRYEARPDVTCDRRAGFPVHTTLRCTAIEVWTDPGVPRLVRTVALRYTQADNGASLLAGIRVTGHDGDATQSLPELEFGYSRWEPTAHRYRALSAPGDALPPTALSHPDLDLVDLYGDGLPGLLQLSAAGSRFWRNKGNGLLDRPRALTAVPAGVALGEAGVQLADLDGDGRPDLLVSDDRRAGYFPCSRAGGFDPRGFVRYRQAPSFRLTDPETRLIDLDGDGVVDVLRTGAVPQVHLNNRSAGWVPQQVGAGSSVAGLSFADSRLRLADMTGDGLTDIVLVSGGQVRYWPNLGYGRFGTPVVLRGHLDLAGGTQADGLDQRRLLLGDVNGDGCADLVYVGPGWVKVWVNRCGQSLGPGVLVRGTPTVDNAAAVRLTDMTGSGTAGVLWSFDSPRAGRMSFLDLTGGVKPYLLTSIDNHAGTRTEISYETSVQHAARDAAAGRPWQGTLPFPVQVVTSVTTVDAVSASRLSTVFAYHHGHWDGAEREFRGFGRVDRYDTQQFDHQGDLPAESYTPPALTRTWFHQGPVGPEAGDWQELDFSAEYWAGDPDLLGPGDRSTLPAGLARRARRDVARALAGRVLRTEVYGLDGSFRADRPYTVTEHRWDVRAVGDPTSETWSRAPVVAVVESANRTTTWERGDDPHTRVTFHSGFDAYGRIRRSAGVAVARGRDPRLPGPGEPPLCTVSTLEYATRDDATGYRTDRTARAAGYEVFSDGSHTLAELERALAGDALPRRLRTYARNGYDGEPYVGLPPGQLGEHGLLTSTSTLALTAGTLGRDLGADVPPYLRPPTPAHGLRGEYFRDGNLATPAFVRPDPAIDFTWFGGPDPALAQPEFSVRWTGTLTPAESGSYTFDVEAAGPVRLWLGAQLLVDTWSDGPGGLPPGSTESPDGPRTPLPTSLVALPGGPLPPPPEDPVELPTATVLALTAGVGYPLRLEHRAGGWTAAVRLRWSPDGQEPVSVPTGVLTPPPDPADWSPRHPQAFRDAVPDLAGYRYQAGDTGDPAGYYVVTGARFDVHDDPAGRGLTVATRDALGHETRVTHDAFAMLPVAVTDPAGLVRTARYDYRLFKPDEVVDVNGNRSRVGYTPLGLVAWTASLGRAGAREGDTVEQPGAVFHYGLTAWEESPPQARQPSWVQSVRRTEHRWSLVAAADAARAAAGQPPLTDAEVTAMFPADEATRYPERFVATRSYCDGSGRTIQTRSQGDDLVVDDLGLPAEPGTPAGPLVAHATGVDQPAVVVSGWRAYDNKGRVVRAWEPTLGRGWDYLPPTLDGLASTRTFYDPRGEVVRTVHPDGGQDLIVRGVPADPADPDAFAPTPWEHYTYDRNDNAGRTHPEESAAWAAHRNTPSSVTVDPLGRTLVATVRTAPDQGLHLRHEHDVDGRLLSMTDPLARTAARFRHDLLGRGWWSWAQDIGAAVTVHDAAGEPVEHRDAKGALTLYAYDALGRQVRTWAADAADAATTLREVTVYGDAGLPPAEAAARNLLGRPWCGYDEAGLVTCEGYDLAGRLTGSIRQVLATDVLLTAGDGGYVVDWQPAAGETLGQRAAALLDPEGHATAQTHDALGRRTRLVCPSDVEGRRRVLRPRYGRSGALTGLDVDGTPYLRQILYNARGQRVAAWHGNGVLTRYRYSGTTLRLLRQHSQSATPSTADDGVANWTPGGPVHQDQTYDHDLVGNVLAVHERGPGCGVPGANPDALDRLFGYDPLYRLTSATGREHVDPPPALWSAAPRGADPTATRAWTQTYDHDPAGNLIRVAHRAGGGGWTRTMTTAPDGNRVVSLTAGQTTVGYRHDACGNLLQEADSRHFAWNAANQLVAFRVQPDGASTPSRASQYRYDATGARVLKLTRDQGGGTEITVYVEGVFERLLVTGPTGGADRYDEVHLTDGTTRVAVLRIGPPLPSDARPPVAYHLVDHLASSVAVLDERGDPVNREEYTPYGETSFGGYARKRYRYTGRERDEESGLARHGARYYASWLGRWISPDPAGQVDGTALYTYVRGNPLRLVDRSGLASVPTQLGTGTIADSRMVQLWEKAVNQVMGVEKGGGQKFVKLVQEAYEAKGMGSNRTAGTAVNVARETYSKVRTVFGRLAAAEGISLKGVQLHHLFGKDGLGGLAHNPWGALDPTGLKAVTGNAATLGSEHNLLHAAEEGLKGKAAEMVGKLSKNVGEAAKDVGEGAKRLGRSPAAAGFTRVGTMLGIVGGVGTAVATVQLASDLRDGRTVDAIGHGSQVVAGGFDLAAMASSAGGGAAAGTTLTTSVAAAPVVAVGGAVATGFAVGWTVGSMINDHLSADTQHAIGGTVNEIVNEGGWKLLFTHPFGIGM; from the coding sequence ATGGGCAACCAGGAATCCGGGGAGCTGATCAGCCTGCCGTCGGGCGGGGGAGCGGTGCGATCCCTCGGCGAGACGTTCCAACCCGACCCGCACACCGGGACCGGCAACTACGCCGTACCGATCGAGCTGCCGCCGGGGCGGCACGGCCTGCAACCGACCCTGTCGCTCAGCTACAGCAGCGGCAACGGGACCGGCCCGTTCGGGCTGGGGTGGACGCTGGCCGTGCCGTCGGTGCGGCGCAAGACCGCCCGGCGCATCCCCCGTTACGACGGCACCGACGTCCACGTGCTCGCCGGCAGCGAGGACCTGGTGCCGGTGCCTGGCGGGGCGGCCGGCGCGCAGCGGTACCGGCCGCGCGTCGAGGCGCTGTTCGGCCGCATCGAGCACCTGACCGCCGGCAGCGACCACTGGCAGGTCCGCACCGGCAACGGGCTGTGCAGCCGGTACGGCACCCCGCGCCCGCCGGACGCTGGCGCCGGCTGGTCCGACCCGGCCGTGATCGCCGACCCGGACGCGCCCGGCCGGGTGCTGTCCTGGCTGCTGTCGGAGACCACCGACAGCCTCGGCAACCGGATCGTCTACACCTACCAGGGCGATCCGGCCGTCGGCCGGGCGCCGCAGCGGTACCTGTCGACGATCGGCTACGCCGACTACCCGGACCCGGACGACCCGACCGTCACCCGGTTCCTGGTCCAGGTGCGGCTGCGCTACGAGGCCCGGCCGGACGTCACCTGCGACCGGCGTGCCGGGTTCCCGGTGCACACCACGCTGCGCTGCACCGCGATCGAGGTGTGGACCGACCCGGGCGTGCCCCGGCTGGTGCGTACGGTGGCGCTGCGCTACACGCAGGCCGACAACGGCGCCTCCCTGCTGGCCGGGATCAGGGTCACCGGCCACGACGGGGACGCCACCCAGTCGCTGCCGGAGCTGGAGTTCGGCTACTCGCGGTGGGAGCCCACCGCGCACCGCTACCGCGCGCTCAGCGCGCCGGGTGACGCGCTGCCGCCCACCGCGCTGTCCCATCCCGACCTCGACCTGGTCGACCTGTACGGCGACGGGCTGCCCGGCCTGCTGCAACTGTCCGCCGCCGGCTCCCGGTTCTGGCGCAACAAGGGCAACGGGCTGCTGGACCGGCCGCGCGCGCTCACCGCCGTACCCGCCGGGGTGGCCCTCGGCGAGGCCGGCGTGCAGCTGGCCGACCTCGACGGCGACGGACGGCCGGATCTGCTGGTCAGCGACGATCGCCGGGCCGGCTACTTTCCCTGCTCGCGGGCCGGCGGCTTCGACCCGCGGGGTTTCGTGCGGTACCGGCAGGCGCCGTCGTTCCGGCTGACCGATCCGGAGACCCGGCTGATCGACCTGGACGGCGACGGGGTGGTGGACGTGCTGCGCACCGGGGCGGTGCCGCAGGTCCACCTGAACAACCGGTCGGCCGGGTGGGTGCCGCAGCAGGTCGGGGCGGGCAGTTCCGTGGCGGGTCTGAGCTTCGCCGACTCGCGGCTGCGGCTGGCCGACATGACCGGCGACGGCCTGACCGACATCGTCCTGGTCAGCGGTGGTCAGGTCCGTTACTGGCCCAACCTGGGCTACGGCCGGTTCGGAACGCCGGTGGTGCTGCGCGGCCACCTCGACCTGGCCGGCGGCACCCAGGCCGACGGCCTGGACCAGCGGCGGTTGCTGCTGGGCGACGTCAACGGCGACGGCTGCGCCGACCTGGTCTACGTCGGTCCGGGCTGGGTGAAGGTGTGGGTCAACCGGTGCGGTCAGTCGCTGGGGCCGGGCGTCCTCGTCCGGGGCACCCCGACGGTCGACAACGCCGCGGCGGTGCGCCTGACCGACATGACGGGCAGCGGCACGGCCGGGGTGCTGTGGAGCTTCGACAGCCCCCGGGCCGGCCGGATGTCCTTCCTCGACCTCACCGGGGGGGTCAAGCCCTACCTGCTGACCAGCATCGACAACCACGCCGGCACCCGCACCGAGATCAGCTACGAGACATCGGTGCAGCATGCCGCCCGGGACGCCGCCGCCGGCCGGCCCTGGCAGGGCACGCTGCCCTTCCCGGTGCAGGTGGTCACGTCGGTCACCACCGTCGACGCGGTCAGTGCGAGCCGGCTGTCCACCGTCTTCGCCTACCATCACGGGCACTGGGACGGCGCCGAACGGGAGTTCCGTGGGTTCGGCCGGGTCGACCGGTACGACACCCAGCAGTTCGACCACCAGGGCGACCTGCCCGCCGAGTCCTACACGCCGCCGGCGCTGACCCGTACCTGGTTCCACCAGGGGCCGGTGGGCCCGGAGGCCGGCGACTGGCAGGAGCTGGACTTCTCCGCGGAGTACTGGGCCGGTGACCCGGACCTGCTCGGCCCCGGGGACCGCAGCACCCTGCCGGCGGGGCTGGCCCGGCGGGCCCGGCGGGACGTGGCCCGGGCGCTGGCCGGCCGGGTGCTGCGCACCGAGGTCTACGGGCTCGACGGGTCGTTCCGGGCCGACCGGCCGTACACCGTCACCGAGCACCGCTGGGACGTGCGTGCCGTCGGCGACCCGACGTCCGAGACCTGGTCCCGCGCGCCGGTGGTGGCGGTGGTGGAGAGCGCGAACCGCACCACCACCTGGGAACGCGGCGACGACCCGCACACCCGCGTGACGTTCCACAGCGGCTTCGACGCGTACGGGCGGATCCGCCGCAGCGCCGGGGTGGCGGTGGCGCGGGGACGCGACCCCCGGCTGCCCGGCCCCGGCGAGCCTCCGCTCTGCACGGTGTCCACGCTGGAGTACGCGACCCGCGACGACGCCACCGGGTACCGCACCGACCGGACCGCCCGGGCCGCCGGCTACGAGGTGTTCAGCGACGGCAGCCACACACTGGCCGAACTCGAACGGGCGCTGGCCGGCGACGCGCTGCCCCGGCGGCTGCGCACCTACGCCCGCAACGGCTACGACGGGGAGCCGTACGTGGGCCTGCCGCCCGGGCAGCTCGGCGAGCACGGCCTGCTCACCTCGACCAGCACCCTCGCCCTCACGGCCGGCACCCTGGGCCGCGACCTGGGCGCCGACGTCCCGCCCTACCTGCGCCCGCCCACCCCGGCCCACGGCCTGCGCGGGGAGTACTTCCGCGACGGCAACCTCGCCACCCCGGCCTTCGTCCGGCCCGACCCGGCGATCGACTTCACCTGGTTCGGCGGCCCCGATCCGGCCCTGGCCCAACCGGAGTTCTCGGTCCGCTGGACCGGCACCCTCACCCCGGCGGAGAGCGGGAGCTACACCTTCGACGTCGAGGCGGCCGGTCCGGTCCGGCTGTGGCTCGGCGCCCAGCTGCTCGTCGACACCTGGTCGGACGGTCCCGGTGGGCTACCGCCCGGCTCGACCGAGTCGCCCGACGGTCCCCGGACGCCGCTGCCGACCTCGCTGGTCGCGCTCCCCGGCGGACCGCTCCCACCGCCCCCCGAGGATCCGGTCGAGCTGCCCACAGCGACGGTGCTGGCGCTGACCGCCGGCGTCGGGTACCCGCTGCGGCTGGAGCACCGGGCCGGCGGCTGGACGGCCGCGGTGCGCCTGCGGTGGTCCCCGGACGGGCAGGAGCCGGTGTCGGTGCCGACCGGGGTGCTCACCCCGCCGCCCGACCCGGCGGACTGGTCGCCGCGCCACCCGCAGGCGTTCCGCGACGCCGTGCCGGACCTCGCCGGCTACCGCTACCAGGCCGGCGACACCGGTGACCCGGCCGGCTACTACGTGGTCACCGGGGCGCGGTTCGACGTGCACGACGATCCGGCCGGCCGCGGCCTGACCGTGGCGACCCGCGACGCCCTCGGGCACGAGACCCGGGTCACCCACGACGCCTTCGCGATGCTGCCGGTGGCGGTCACCGATCCAGCCGGGCTGGTCCGCACCGCCCGCTACGACTACCGGCTGTTCAAGCCGGACGAGGTGGTCGACGTCAACGGCAACCGCAGCCGGGTCGGCTACACCCCGCTCGGCCTGGTCGCCTGGACCGCGTCGCTGGGCCGCGCGGGCGCCCGCGAGGGCGACACCGTGGAGCAGCCGGGCGCGGTGTTCCACTACGGACTGACCGCCTGGGAGGAGAGCCCGCCGCAGGCCCGACAGCCGAGCTGGGTGCAGAGCGTCCGGCGCACCGAGCACCGGTGGAGTCTGGTCGCGGCCGCGGACGCCGCCCGCGCCGCCGCCGGCCAGCCGCCGCTGACCGACGCCGAGGTCACCGCGATGTTCCCCGCCGACGAAGCCACCCGCTACCCGGAGCGGTTCGTCGCCACCCGCAGCTACTGCGACGGGTCCGGTCGGACCATCCAGACCCGCAGCCAGGGCGACGACCTCGTCGTCGACGACCTGGGGCTGCCGGCCGAGCCGGGCACCCCGGCCGGCCCGCTGGTCGCGCACGCCACCGGGGTGGACCAGCCGGCGGTGGTGGTCAGCGGCTGGCGGGCCTACGACAACAAGGGCCGGGTGGTCCGCGCCTGGGAGCCGACGCTCGGCCGGGGCTGGGACTACCTGCCGCCGACGCTGGACGGGCTGGCCAGCACCCGGACCTTCTACGACCCGCGCGGCGAGGTGGTCCGCACGGTGCACCCGGACGGCGGGCAGGACCTGATCGTGCGGGGCGTGCCGGCCGACCCGGCCGACCCGGACGCGTTCGCGCCCACCCCGTGGGAGCACTACACCTACGACCGCAACGACAACGCCGGGCGCACCCACCCGGAGGAGTCGGCGGCGTGGGCGGCGCACCGGAACACCCCGTCCAGCGTGACCGTGGACCCGCTGGGCCGGACCCTGGTGGCGACCGTCCGCACCGCCCCGGACCAGGGGCTGCACCTCCGGCACGAGCACGACGTCGACGGACGGCTGCTGTCCATGACGGACCCGCTGGCCCGGACGGCTGCCCGGTTCCGCCACGACCTGCTGGGTCGGGGCTGGTGGAGCTGGGCGCAGGACATCGGCGCCGCGGTGACGGTGCACGACGCCGCGGGCGAACCGGTGGAGCACCGCGACGCCAAGGGCGCACTGACCCTGTACGCCTACGACGCGCTGGGCCGGCAGGTGCGGACCTGGGCCGCCGACGCCGCCGACGCAGCCACCACCCTCCGGGAGGTGACCGTGTACGGCGACGCCGGCCTGCCCCCGGCGGAGGCGGCGGCGCGCAACCTGCTCGGGCGCCCCTGGTGCGGCTACGACGAGGCCGGCCTGGTGACCTGCGAGGGCTACGACCTGGCCGGTCGGCTCACCGGCAGCATCCGGCAGGTGCTCGCCACCGACGTGCTGCTCACCGCGGGCGACGGCGGCTACGTGGTGGACTGGCAGCCGGCCGCCGGGGAGACCCTGGGCCAGCGGGCCGCCGCCCTGCTCGACCCCGAGGGGCACGCCACCGCGCAGACCCACGACGCGCTGGGCCGGCGCACCAGGCTGGTCTGCCCGTCCGATGTGGAGGGCCGGCGTCGGGTCCTCCGCCCTCGCTACGGCCGCTCCGGCGCGCTGACCGGCCTGGACGTCGACGGCACGCCGTACCTGCGGCAGATCCTCTACAACGCCCGGGGGCAGCGGGTCGCCGCCTGGCACGGCAACGGTGTCCTCACCCGCTACCGGTACAGCGGCACCACCCTGCGCCTGCTGCGCCAGCACAGCCAGTCGGCCACGCCGAGCACCGCCGACGACGGCGTGGCGAACTGGACCCCGGGTGGTCCGGTCCACCAGGACCAGACGTACGACCACGACCTGGTGGGCAACGTGCTCGCCGTGCACGAGCGTGGCCCCGGCTGCGGCGTGCCCGGTGCCAACCCGGACGCGCTCGACCGGCTCTTCGGCTACGACCCGCTGTACCGGCTGACCAGCGCCACCGGCCGCGAGCACGTGGACCCGCCACCGGCGCTCTGGTCGGCCGCGCCGCGCGGCGCCGACCCCACCGCCACCCGGGCCTGGACCCAGACGTACGACCACGACCCGGCGGGGAACCTGATCCGCGTCGCCCACCGGGCCGGCGGGGGCGGGTGGACCCGGACGATGACCACCGCGCCCGACGGGAACCGGGTGGTCAGCCTGACCGCCGGGCAGACCACCGTCGGCTACCGCCACGACGCCTGCGGCAACCTGCTCCAGGAGGCGGACAGCCGGCACTTCGCCTGGAACGCTGCCAACCAGCTCGTCGCCTTCCGGGTGCAGCCCGACGGCGCGTCGACCCCGTCGCGCGCCAGCCAGTACCGCTACGACGCCACCGGCGCGCGGGTGCTGAAGCTGACCCGCGACCAGGGCGGCGGCACGGAAATCACCGTGTACGTCGAGGGCGTCTTCGAACGGCTGCTGGTGACCGGCCCGACCGGCGGCGCCGACCGGTACGACGAGGTGCACCTGACCGACGGCACCACCCGGGTGGCGGTGCTGCGAATCGGGCCGCCGCTGCCCTCGGACGCCCGGCCACCCGTCGCGTACCACCTGGTGGATCACCTGGCGTCCAGCGTCGCCGTGCTGGACGAGCGGGGCGACCCGGTCAACCGGGAGGAGTACACCCCCTACGGCGAGACCAGCTTCGGCGGCTACGCCCGCAAGCGGTACCGCTACACCGGCCGGGAACGCGACGAGGAGAGCGGCCTGGCCCGCCACGGCGCCCGGTACTACGCATCCTGGTTGGGGCGCTGGATCAGCCCCGACCCGGCCGGTCAGGTGGACGGGACGGCCCTGTACACGTACGTGCGGGGCAATCCATTGCGCCTGGTGGACCGGTCCGGTCTCGCCTCGGTGCCCACCCAACTGGGCACCGGCACCATCGCCGACTCGCGGATGGTCCAGCTGTGGGAGAAGGCCGTCAACCAGGTGATGGGGGTCGAGAAGGGCGGCGGGCAGAAGTTCGTCAAGCTCGTCCAGGAGGCGTACGAGGCCAAGGGCATGGGGTCCAACCGGACTGCCGGCACCGCGGTCAACGTGGCGCGGGAGACGTACTCGAAGGTGCGGACGGTGTTCGGCCGGCTGGCCGCGGCGGAGGGCATCTCGCTCAAGGGGGTGCAGTTGCACCACCTGTTCGGCAAGGACGGGCTCGGCGGTCTCGCGCACAACCCGTGGGGCGCGTTGGACCCGACCGGGCTGAAGGCGGTCACCGGCAACGCGGCCACGCTCGGCAGCGAGCACAACCTGTTGCACGCCGCGGAGGAGGGGCTGAAGGGCAAGGCGGCGGAGATGGTCGGCAAGCTGTCAAAGAACGTCGGCGAGGCGGCCAAGGATGTGGGTGAGGGAGCCAAGCGGCTCGGCCGCTCGCCCGCGGCGGCCGGTTTCACCCGCGTCGGCACGATGCTCGGCATCGTCGGTGGCGTCGGCACCGCCGTCGCCACCGTCCAGCTGGCCTCCGACCTGCGCGACGGTCGGACGGTGGACGCCATCGGGCACGGCTCGCAGGTGGTCGCGGGCGGCTTCGACCTGGCGGCGATGGCGTCGTCGGCCGGTGGCGGGGCGGCCGCCGGCACCACCCTGACCACCTCGGTGGCCGCCGCCCCGGTGGTCGCGGTCGGGGGCGCGGTGGCCACCGGGTTCGCCGTGGGCTGGACGGTCGGCAGCATGATCAACGACCATCTCTCCGCGGACACCCAGCACGCGATCGGCGGCACGGTGAACGAGATCGTCAACGAGGGCGGCTGGAAGTTGCTGTTCACCCACCCCTTCGGCATCGGCATGTAG
- a CDS encoding SRPBCC domain-containing protein: MIEIGTEVELFHPRDLVWRALTDQTLLAKWFAEAAPAPERLVLRTAELPGFDADLELEVLELRAPERLALACREGKRRSRVTTTLVPTAHGCRMSVHEALEQGDWDAARRDRREEHHQQAVGVRLPAILDWLAFQQVDLRRAEGDLTAELPIVRTPTRSGRRRAMLIGALTTVLLAGGVTAWAARPEPTAARPLPESSPLVLPSARNSTPPATPSRTAPAASRSIGRPSPTPSLSATRTASPTRPPAAALTARYETVSDRVFGYRGQVVVSNPGSAEKPGWTVTVTLASGATVSSVNGADWEQDGSVVTFTGAPLPAGQSATVRFDVRDPDLRAKTPDGCTVDGNPCTGL; this comes from the coding sequence GTGATCGAGATCGGCACCGAGGTCGAGCTGTTCCATCCCCGCGATCTGGTCTGGCGGGCGCTGACCGACCAGACGCTGCTCGCCAAGTGGTTCGCCGAGGCGGCGCCGGCCCCGGAGCGGCTGGTGCTGCGCACGGCGGAGCTGCCCGGCTTCGACGCCGACCTCGAGCTGGAGGTGCTCGAGTTGCGGGCGCCGGAGCGGCTCGCGCTGGCCTGCCGGGAGGGTAAGCGGCGGAGCCGGGTCACCACGACCCTCGTGCCCACCGCCCACGGCTGCCGGATGTCGGTGCACGAGGCGCTGGAGCAGGGCGACTGGGACGCCGCCCGGCGCGACCGCCGCGAGGAGCACCACCAGCAGGCCGTGGGTGTCCGGCTGCCGGCGATCCTCGACTGGCTGGCCTTCCAGCAGGTCGACCTGCGCCGCGCCGAGGGCGACCTGACCGCCGAGCTGCCGATCGTGCGCACGCCGACGCGGTCCGGACGCCGGCGGGCGATGCTGATCGGCGCGCTGACGACCGTGCTCCTGGCCGGCGGAGTGACCGCGTGGGCGGCGCGCCCGGAGCCGACGGCGGCGCGCCCGCTACCCGAGTCGTCGCCGCTGGTGCTGCCCAGCGCCAGGAACAGCACGCCGCCCGCCACCCCGTCGCGTACCGCGCCGGCCGCCAGCCGCAGCATCGGCCGGCCCAGCCCCACACCGTCGCTGTCAGCGACCCGTACGGCGAGCCCCACTCGGCCGCCGGCGGCCGCGCTGACCGCGCGCTACGAGACCGTCTCCGACCGGGTCTTCGGCTACCGGGGCCAGGTGGTGGTCAGCAACCCCGGCAGCGCCGAGAAGCCGGGCTGGACGGTGACGGTGACCCTGGCCTCGGGCGCCACCGTCAGCAGCGTCAACGGGGCCGACTGGGAGCAGGACGGGTCGGTGGTCACCTTCACCGGCGCGCCGCTGCCGGCCGGGCAGTCGGCGACCGTCCGGTTCGACGTGCGCGACCCGGACCTGCGCGCCAAGACCCCGGACGGCTGCACCGTCGACGGCAACCCCTGCACCGGGCTGTAG
- a CDS encoding low temperature requirement protein A — protein MEGQGRHGKLGPAVPVAPAARVDKFEIFFDLVFVVSFFIITRATAANVTGRELLHAMLVLAVLWWCWIVHSVVASRLRLGEGFVPVLMVIGMVALFTFALALPQTFGALQQGAAGPILVTVSYVVIRAVHVALYAHATRGRPEARRKLYQFIPEVVITTLLLLVAGLLPLAVGDQDLGLWLRDGLWIGVVVVQYGSSLLSGTAGWEITSAEHWTERYDLILIIALGESVISVGVGGNLLGKPVTWPAIPAAVFGILFTAALWWAHFDMIGPAARIALHAAQGGPRVTMARDAYAYLYLPMIAGIILFAIGAEELVRMITDPAGGVGERAHGPAVPLLFGGVMLYLAADLAFQWRTLRTVTWTRIGVLVALAIGLPVARQWPALAALGLLTAICVALVAIEVVVLADSRHALRRAVFEEKVTHEANEAAFRAQWHDGGRDQPAD, from the coding sequence GTGGAGGGCCAGGGGCGGCACGGGAAGCTGGGGCCGGCCGTTCCGGTCGCGCCGGCCGCCCGGGTGGACAAGTTCGAGATCTTCTTCGACCTCGTCTTCGTCGTGTCGTTCTTCATCATCACCCGGGCCACCGCCGCCAACGTGACCGGGCGGGAGCTGCTGCACGCGATGCTGGTGCTCGCCGTGCTCTGGTGGTGCTGGATCGTGCACAGTGTCGTCGCCAGCCGGCTGCGGCTCGGTGAGGGCTTCGTCCCGGTGCTGATGGTGATCGGCATGGTGGCGCTGTTCACGTTCGCGCTGGCCCTGCCGCAGACCTTCGGCGCTCTCCAGCAGGGCGCCGCCGGACCGATCCTGGTCACGGTCAGCTACGTGGTGATCCGAGCCGTGCACGTCGCGCTGTACGCGCACGCCACCCGGGGCCGGCCGGAGGCCCGCCGCAAGCTGTACCAGTTCATCCCCGAGGTCGTGATCACCACGCTGCTGCTGCTGGTCGCAGGGCTGCTCCCGCTGGCGGTCGGGGATCAGGACCTCGGGCTGTGGCTGCGGGACGGCTTGTGGATCGGGGTCGTCGTCGTGCAGTACGGCAGCAGCCTGCTCTCCGGCACGGCGGGTTGGGAGATCACCTCCGCCGAGCACTGGACCGAGCGCTACGACCTGATCCTCATCATCGCGCTGGGCGAGTCGGTGATCTCGGTCGGCGTCGGCGGCAATCTGCTGGGCAAGCCGGTGACCTGGCCCGCCATCCCGGCGGCCGTGTTCGGCATCCTGTTCACGGCGGCGCTGTGGTGGGCGCACTTCGACATGATCGGTCCGGCCGCCCGGATCGCGCTGCACGCCGCCCAGGGCGGCCCGCGGGTGACGATGGCCCGCGACGCGTACGCCTACCTCTACCTGCCCATGATCGCCGGCATCATCCTGTTCGCCATCGGCGCGGAAGAGCTGGTCCGCATGATCACCGACCCGGCGGGCGGGGTGGGCGAGCGGGCACACGGGCCGGCCGTACCGTTGCTCTTCGGCGGGGTGATGCTCTACCTGGCCGCGGACCTGGCGTTCCAGTGGCGCACGTTGCGCACCGTCACGTGGACCCGGATCGGCGTGCTCGTGGCCCTGGCGATCGGACTGCCCGTCGCCCGCCAGTGGCCCGCGCTGGCGGCGCTGGGCCTGCTCACCGCCATCTGCGTCGCGCTGGTGGCGATCGAGGTGGTGGTGCTGGCGGACTCCCGGCACGCGCTGCGCCGGGCGGTGTTCGAGGAGAAGGTCACCCACGAGGCCAACGAGGCCGCCTTCCGCGCCCAGTGGCACGACGGCGGCCGGGACCAGCCGGCGGACTAG
- a CDS encoding GNAT family N-acetyltransferase, protein MSSATTPPPSTATIRPYRPADHDAVYDICVRTADAGDDARGRYASDDLMPDLFAGPYLHLEPELAFVLEDTGRVVGYVLGTADTPGFVRAYRREWIPRLADRYPEPAGAPRTPDEEMLALHHRPERLLLPELTAYPAHLHIDLLPGHQGRGHGRRLLERFLAAAARAGAPALHVGMVTANVRARGFYDRLGFQVIPVPDPGPLTYLGRSTG, encoded by the coding sequence ATGAGCAGCGCGACGACGCCGCCTCCGTCGACGGCGACCATCCGGCCCTACCGCCCCGCCGACCACGACGCGGTCTACGACATCTGCGTCCGCACGGCCGACGCGGGCGACGACGCCCGGGGGCGGTACGCCAGCGACGATCTCATGCCCGACCTGTTCGCCGGCCCCTACCTGCACCTGGAACCGGAGCTGGCGTTCGTGCTGGAGGACACCGGCCGGGTGGTCGGGTACGTCCTCGGCACCGCGGACACCCCGGGCTTCGTCCGCGCCTACCGCCGGGAGTGGATCCCCCGGCTGGCGGACCGCTACCCCGAGCCGGCCGGCGCGCCGCGCACCCCGGACGAGGAGATGCTCGCCCTGCACCACCGCCCGGAGCGGCTGCTGCTGCCGGAGCTGACGGCCTACCCTGCCCACCTGCACATCGACCTGCTCCCCGGCCACCAGGGGCGCGGTCACGGCCGGCGACTGCTGGAGAGGTTCCTGGCGGCCGCCGCCCGGGCCGGCGCGCCCGCCCTGCACGTCGGCATGGTCACCGCCAACGTGCGGGCCCGCGGCTTCTACGACCGGCTCGGCTTCCAGGTGATCCCGGTGCCCGACCCGGGGCCGCTCACCTACCTGGGCCGGTCCACCGGCTGA
- a CDS encoding MmcQ/YjbR family DNA-binding protein — MVTVDDVRALARTLPRTSERLIHDRVKFRVGRIVYVAFSRDERSMGFGYPKEQRDGLIAAEPELFFLPRPSDLRFHWVCCHLDRLDHEQMTELVTEAWRMVVPKFLARERLGG; from the coding sequence GTGGTCACCGTCGACGACGTCCGCGCCCTGGCCCGGACGCTCCCCCGCACCAGTGAGCGCCTGATCCACGACCGGGTCAAGTTCCGGGTCGGCCGGATCGTCTACGTCGCCTTCTCCCGGGACGAGCGGAGCATGGGCTTCGGCTACCCGAAGGAGCAGCGGGACGGGCTGATCGCCGCCGAGCCGGAACTGTTCTTCCTCCCCCGCCCGTCGGACCTGCGCTTCCACTGGGTCTGCTGCCACCTCGACCGGCTGGACCACGAGCAGATGACGGAGCTGGTCACCGAGGCGTGGCGGATGGTGGTGCCGAAGTTCCTCGCTCGCGAGCGGCTCGGCGGCTGA